A single region of the Salvia miltiorrhiza cultivar Shanhuang (shh) chromosome 8, IMPLAD_Smil_shh, whole genome shotgun sequence genome encodes:
- the LOC131000129 gene encoding uncharacterized protein LOC131000129 has product MSMKSQFHPCLLLLLLLAQTVSTSPPKIPRLSTFNRDALLSDATSAATSSSSKLDLMKTYYYRQTIDHFNYAPQSYATFRQRYVVSSKYWGGPHSDAPIFAYLGPEAPLDQDLLSITFLSHNAPRFKSLSLYIEHRYYGKSVPFGTMEEAMKNETTRGYFNSAQAIADYAEILLHVKKKFSAHNSPIIVVGGSYGGKLASWFRLKYPHIAVGALASSAPILYFDNITPQNGYYSIVTKDFKEVSLKCYEIIKKSWAEIDRIALEDGGLSTLSQRFKTCSKLKYSWELKNFLYSMYSSAAQYNAPPKYPVTEVCRGVDGAPERSDVIGRIFAGMASYYGKRSCYNMTSQPSETSVGWRWQTCSEIVMPIGIEGNDTMFEASPFDLNQYVKDCIQLYGVPPRPHWVTTYYGGHDIKLVLKRFGSNIIFSNGLRDPYSSGGVLEDLSESILAVTTRNGSHCLDIVGGADTDPEWLMMQRKTEVKIIEGWLKIYYADLHALKK; this is encoded by the exons ATGAGCATGAAATCCCAATTCCACCCTtgtcttcttctccttcttcttcttgcgCAGACTGTTTCAACATCTCCACCCAAAATCCCAAGACTCTCTACATTCAACAGAGACGCATTGTTGAGTGATGCGACATCAGCAgcaacttcttcttcttcaaagctGGATTTGATGAAGACATATTATTACCGACAAACAATCGATCACTTCAACTACGCACCTCAGAGCTATGCAACCTTCAGACAAAGATACGTCGTAAGCTCCAAATATTGGGGCGGCCCTCATTCCGACGCCCCCATTTTCGCCTATCTTGGACCAGAGGCACCTCTCGATCAAGACTTGCTCTCCATCACCTTTCTCTCTCATAACGCTCCCCGcttcaaatctctctctctctacattgAG catCGATATTATGGGAAATCGGTCCCGTTTGGAACGATGGAGGAGGCCATGAAGAATGAAACGACACGTGGATATTTCAACTCGGCTCAAGCCATAGCTGATTATGCAGAGATATTGCTACACGTGAAGAAAAAATTCTCTGCGCATAATTCTCCGATTATTGTAGTTGGAGGGTCGTATGGAGGAA aGCTAGCTTCGTGGTTTAGACTCAAATATCCACACATCGCTGTGGGTGCTCTAGCTTCATCAGCCCCTATTCTTTACTTTGACAACATCACTCCACAAAATGGATATTATTCCATTGTAACCAAGGACTTCAAG GAGGTTAGCCTGAAGTGTTacgaaattattaaaaaatcaTGGGCTGAAATCGATAGAATAGCCTTAGAAGATGGAGGCCTATCCACTCTTTCACAAAGATTCAAGACATGCTC GAAATTGAAGTATTCATGGGAGTTAAAGAACTTCTTGTACAGCATGTACTCGTCGGCAGCACAATACAACGCGCCGCCAAAATATCCGGTGACGGAGGTGTGCAGAGGGGTCGACGGAGCTCCGGAGAGAAGCGACGTCATCGGCCGGATTTTCGCCGGCATGGCGTCTTATTATGGGAAAAGAAGTTGTTACAATATGACTTCCCAACCCTCGGAAACTAGCGTGGGTTGGAGATGGCAA ACATGCAGTGAAATAGTGATGCCTATCGGGATAGAGGGAAACGACACAATGTTTGAAGCATCACCTTTTGATTTAAATCAATATGTCAAAGACTGTATACAATTGTATGGTGTGCCACCTCGACCTCATTGGGTTACAACTTATTATGGGGGCCAT GATATTAAACTGGTTCTAAAGCGGTTTGGAAGCAACATTATTTTCTCAAATGGCCTAAGAGATCCATATAGTAGCGGAgg GGTGCTAGAAGACTTATCTGAAAGTATTCTTGCAGTGACTACGCGTAATG GTTCACATTGTTTGGACATAGTAGGAGGAGCAGATACTGATCCAGAATGGCTGATGATGCAAAGAAAAACAGAAGTTAAGATCATTGAAGGATGGCTTAAAATATATTATGCTGATCTTCATGCTTTGAAGAAATAA
- the LOC131000130 gene encoding uncharacterized protein LOC131000130, with protein MNSFQFYPLILLVVFSVFLQTASSKIPRLSIHHKQALNRDKGLSVNSDGFEKYYYTQTLDHFNYAPQSYASFRQQYVVNSKYWGGPDSNSPIFAYLGAEQPLNFDVVNYIGIINDNVPYFKALSVFIEHRYYGESIPFGTMEEALKNKTTRGYFNSAQALADYAEILLHVKQKFSAHNSPIIVFGGSYGGMLASWFRLKYPHIALGALASSAPILYFDNIVQNGYFSVVTKDFKKASRSCYNTIRKSWAEIDYIASKPGGLSILSQRFRTCSQLNSSTELKDFLIGIYASAAQYNYPSEYVRSVCEGIDGAPAGADPIGRVFAGAGAYFGNATCYNIDPNDGYPAEVIMGWSWQTCSEMVMPIGYEVNDTMFQASPFNLYKFIQDCEKLYGVTPRPHWITTYYGGHDIKLVLKRFGSNIIFSNGLQDPYSSGGVLKDINKSIVAVTTVNGSHCVDIPPASETDPEWLITQRKIELQNIEGWLATYYADLHALKI; from the exons ATGAATTCCTTCCAATTCTACCCTCTCATTCTTCTTGTTGTGTTTTCGGTATTTCTGCAAACTGCTTCAAGCAAAATTCCAAGGCTCTCAATCCACCATAAGCAAGCTTTAAATCGCGACAAGGGTTTGAGTGTAAATTCAGATGGTTTTGAGAAATATTACTACACACAAACCCTTGATCATTTCAACTACGCACCACAAAGCTATGCAAGTTTCAGACAGCAATATGTGGTGAACTCCAAATATTGGGGCGGTCCGGATTCTAACAGCCCCATTTTTGCATATCTTGGCGCAGAGCAACCACTTAATTTCGATGTCGTTAATTATATTGGAATTATCAATGATAATGTCCCCTATTTCAAGGCTCTCTCTGTTTTCATAGag CATCGATATTATGGAGAATCAATCCCATTTGGAACAATGGAGGAGGCCTTGAAAAATAAAACAACACGTGGATATTTCAACTCAGCTCAAGCCTTAGCTGATTATGCCGAGATTTTATTACACGTTAAGCAAAAATTTTCAGCACATAATTCTCCTATTATTGTTTTCGGAGGATCCTACGGTGGAA TGTTAGCTTCTTGGTTTCGACTCAAGTATCCACACATAGCTCTAGGTGCTCTAGCTTCATCAGCCCCTATTCTTTACTTCGACAACATCGTACAAAATGGATATTTCTCAGTCGTTACCAAAGACTTTAAG AAGGCTAGCCGGAGCTGTTACAATACTATAAGAAAATCATGGGCTGAAATCGACTATATTGCGTCAAAACCAGGAGGCCTCTCCATTCTCAGTCAAAGATTCCGAACTTGCTC GCAATTAAATAGTTCTACGGAGTTAAAGGATTTTTTGATCGGAATCTACGCGTCGGCGGCGCAGTATAACTACCCGTCGGAATACGTGAGATCGGTGTGCGAAGGGATCGACGGAGCTCCCGCCGGTGCTGATCCGATTGGCCGTGTTTTCGCCGGCGCCGGCGCTTACTTTGGGAATGCCACGTGTTACAATATCGATCCGAACGACGGTTATCCGGCGGAAGTTATTATGGGTTGGAGTTGGCAA ACATGTAGTGAAATGGTGATGCCAATTGGATATGAGGTAAACGACACGATGTTTCAAGCTTCGCCTTTCAACTTGTATAAATTTATCCAAGATTGTGAGAAATTATATGGTGTTACACCTCGGCCTCATTGGATCACAACTTATTATGGAGGTCAT GATATTAAATTGGTTCTTAAGCGGTTCGGAAGCAATATAATTTTTTCGAATGGCCTTCAAGATCCGTACAGCAGTGGAGG GGTACTGAAAGACATAAACAAAAGTATTGTTGCAGTTACTACAGTCAACG GTTCACATTGTGTGGACATACCTCCAGCATCAGAAACAGATCCAGAATGGCTGATCACACAAAGAAAAATAGAGCTTCAAAATATTGAAGGATGGCTTGCAACATACTATGCAGATCTTCATGCCTTGAAGATATAG
- the LOC130997145 gene encoding uncharacterized protein LOC130997145: MSDDSLLENDDVEAVGKMDNQLQYDKDCDHKRLKLQLGMQFKDVEECKSAVKLWAIMNGYNIRWVKSEFDRVKAICEKECPWKLYASTLTREPTCVIKTYVGEHDCVRPLHNRQATSGWIAEQMFEHIKSNPLMRAQEIQLLLRKKYNTRVELLQCYRAKDTALKKLRGTLEEHYAKLRSYISELQKRDTDGNFCVKTYLDNAEKPVFQRVYIGFSALRKGFFIGCRKFLSFDACFLKTTVGGALLAAVSKDCNQKMYPVAWAVVEKENEETWTWFMEKLFEDFRIGDGFGWTFMSDKQKGLINAVLMLAPNAEHRHCARHIYANWKKKYAGPKFQLLFWNVVKSTCQSEYNANLDQLRAESNDAAEDFLSQNPKTFCKSQINSYTKLDTVDNNICEAFNSYILKFRDNLLIDMLDGIRVQLMTRIYNLHQVAESSKHVLCLNIKKKLEDDLKRINECEVQPTVGAKYEVHMFDDTHIVDLVQRDCSCRYWHLTGLPCYHALASLVHCREDYVSYVDRFYYNSNWQACYRIGLQPIQGEKEWPSVNEPPVLPPVYQKQPGRPKKIRKRARDEPKKSGDAKLSKKGKVKMTCRKCGGIDHNKRTCKAETTLETNELKRPRGRPRKNTISSSNASTLGDQPTSSKTRGRPRGSTSNQNNLVINTEQRLASQGFGLLVADSGNVYMRNPGGRRVQVIHQVGSSQNSQITDGPTPP, translated from the exons ATGTCTGATGACTCATTACTTGAAAATGATGACGTTGAAGCGGTTGGGAAGATGGACAACCAGCTGCAATATGATAAGGATTGTGACCATAAGCGTCTGAAACTACAACTTGGAATGCAGTTTAAAGATGTGGAAGAATGTAAATCTGCAGTTAAGTTGTGGGCAATTATGAATGGTTACAATATCAGATGGGTGAAATCTGAATTTGATAGAGTAAAAGCTATTTGTGAAAAAGAATGTCCTTGGAAGTTGTACGCTAGCACTTTAACACGTGAACCAACATGTGTTATCAAGACATATGTTGGTGAACATGATTGTGTAAGGCCTCTTCACAATAGACAGGCTACTTCAGGATGGATTGCAGAACAAATGTTTGAGCATATAAAGAGTAATCCTTTGATGAGAGCGCAAGAAATACAACTGCTGCTTAGGAAGAAATACAATACTCGAGTGGAACTTTTGCAATGCTATAGGGCCAAGGACACAGCTTTGAAAAAGTTACGAGGAACCCTTGAAGAACATTATGCTAAGCTCAGATCCTATATTTCAGAATTGCAAAAAAGAGACACAGATGGCAATTTCTGTGTCAAAACATATTTGGATAACGCCGAAAAGCCAGTATTTCAGCGAGTATACATAGGTTTCTCTGCACTTCGTAAAGGATTTTTCATTGGATGCAGAAAGTTTCTATCATTCGATGCTTGTTTTCTTAAAACTACAGTTGGAGGGGCCTTACTTGCTGCAGTATCAAAGGATTGTAACCAAAAGATGTATCCGGTGGCTTGGGCAGTTGTGGAAAAGGAAAACGAAGAGACGTGGACGTGGTTTATGGAGAAGTTGTTTGAAGATTTTAGGATTGGTGATGGCTTTGGCTGGACTTTTATGAGTGACAAACAAAAG GGTTTGATTAATGCAGTCCTCATGTTGGCACCAAATGCCGAGCACAGGCATTGTGCTCGACATATTTATGCCAATTGGAAGAAGAAATATGCTGGGCCAAAGTTCCAACTTCTTTTCTGGAATGTAGTGAAAAGCACATGTCAGTCTGAATATAATGCCAATTTGGATCAGCTGCGCGCAGAGTCGAACGATGCCGCTGAGGACTTCTTGAGTCAGAATCCTAAGACTTTTTGTAAGTCTCAGATAAACTCATATACCAAACTTGATACGGTGGATAACAATATTTGTGAAGCTTTCAACAGTTACATACTGAAGTTTAGGGACAATCTTTTGATAGACATGCTTGATGGGATAAGGGTGCAACTGATGACGAGGATATATAATCTGCACCAAGTTGCTGAAAGTAGCAAACATGTCTTGTgccttaatattaaaaaaaaattagaagatGATCTGAAACGTATCAATGAGTGTGAAGTTCAACCGACGGTGGGGGCAAAGTATGAGGTTCACATGTTTGATGATACACATATAGTTGATCTTGTTCAGAGAGATTGTAGTTGCCGGTATTGGCATCTTACCGGGCTGCCTTGTTATCATGCTTTGGCAAGCCTTGTACATTGTAGGGAGGATTATGTGAGTTATGTTGATAGGTTTTACTACAATTCCAATTGGCAAGCATGTTATAGAATTGGTTTACAACCAATACAAGGAGAAAAAGAATGGCCTTCGGTGAATGAACCACCTGTGCTCCCACCTGTGTATCAAAAGCAGCCCGGTAGACCCAAGAAGATTAGAAAACGAGCGCGCGATGAGCCTAAAAAGTCTGGAGATGCCAAGTTATCCAAGAAAGGAAAGGTAAAGATGACTTGTAGGAAATGTGGTGGGATTGACCACAATAAAAGGACATGTAAAGCAGAAACCACCCTTGag ACAAATGAGTTGAAGAGGCCAAGAGGAAGACCGAGAAAGAACACTATAAGCTCAAGCAATGCTTCAACACTTGGTGATCAACCGACAAGTTCAAAGACGAGAGGAAGACCAAGAGGGAGCACTTCAAACcaaaataatcttgttatcaaCACAGAGCAAAGATTGGCAAGCCAAGGCTTCGGTTTGTTGGTGGCTGATTCTGGAAATGTGTATATGAGA AATCCAGGTGGAAGAAGAGTGCAAGTTATTCATCAAGTTGGATCCAGTCAAAATTCACAAATTACTGATGGCCCAACACCTCCTTAA